A region from the Triticum aestivum cultivar Chinese Spring chromosome 3D, IWGSC CS RefSeq v2.1, whole genome shotgun sequence genome encodes:
- the LOC123075747 gene encoding protein spotted leaf 11, which translates to MEVKRHAARTLVGRLRGAAAVRDAGATAAAVAELRRASKDDPEVRAPLADAGAVPFLASQLTAPSTSAAAEDAAAALLNISLSAREQLMSAPGILDALARAIRAEDYEAAHHAAAVVASLLCVDAYRPIVGAKRALLSALVSLLLPSKARGTRATKDALKALFGVALYPLNRAALVELGVVRALFGLVMTDGRTGIVEDATAVVAQVAGCAESLDAFAAVSGVRILADLVEPGGAATGRARENAAAALLNLVMAGGERAVAEVLDVGGAEEAVRELAEDGEASPRGKAKAEALLRALEEGAAGARRRHEHRFADFLNGLVVSDPYFSSPASATTHDDASRVTLG; encoded by the coding sequence ATGGAAGTGAAGCGGCACGCGGCGCGGACGCTGGTGGGCCGgctgcggggcgcggcggcggtgcGGGACGCGGGCGCCACGGCGGCGGCCGTCGCGGAGCTGCGCCGCGCCTCCAAGGACGACCCGGAGGTGCGCGCGCCGCTGGCGGACGCCGGGGCGGTGCCGTTCCTCGCGTCGCAGCTCACGGCGccctccacctccgccgccgccgaggacGCGGCCGCCGCGCTGCTCAACATCTCCCTCTCCGCGCGGGAGCAGCTCATGTCGGCCCCGGGGATCCTCGACGCGCTCGCCCGGGCCATCCGGGCCGAGGACTACGAGGCGGCccaccacgccgccgccgtcgtcgccagcCTGCTCTGCGTCGACGCCTACCGCCCCATCGTCGGCGCCAAGCGGGCGCTGCTGTCCGCGCTCGTCTCGCTGCTCCTCCCCTCCAAGGCCCGCGGCACGCGCGCCACCAAGGACGCCCTCAAGGCGCTCTTCGGCGTCGCGCTCTACCCGCTCAACCGCGCCGCGCTGGTGGAGCTCGGCGTCGTGCGGGCGCTCTTCGGGCTCGTGATGACGGACGGCCGCACGGGCATCGTCGAGGACGCCACCGCCGTCGTCGCGCAGGTGGCCGGCTGCGCCGAGAGCCTCGACGCCTTCGCCGCGGTGTCCGGGGTTCGGATCCTCGCGGACCTCGTCGAGCCCGGGGGCGCCGCCACGGGGCGGGCGAGGGAGAACGCGGCAGCCGCGCTGCTCAACCTCGtcatggccggcggcgagcgcGCCGTGGCGGAGGTGCTGGACGTGGGCGGCGCCGAGGAGGCCGTGAGGGAGCTGGCGGAGGACGGCGAGGCCAGCCCCAGGGGGAAGGCCAAGGCGGAGGCGCTGCTCAGGGCCCTCGAGGAGGGCGCCGCCGGCGCCAGGCGGCGGCATGAGCACCGGTTCGCGGATTTCCTCAACGGGCTCGTGGTGTCCGACCCCTACTTCTCGTCGCCGGCGTCGGCCACCACGCACGACGACGCGTCACGCGTTACGCTTGGCTGA